In Microbulbifer agarilyticus, the DNA window TTGCCGGCAGATCTGCATAATCCCGAATCGGTATCGAGCGGCTTGCCCGCTGGTGCCGGTGGTCAGCGGAAAGTGGAAGTAGAGGGCGCGATCAAACACGGTAGTGCGCTGAATCGCGGTTTTACATTCGCTTCCTTTGTCGAGGGTAAGTCCAATCAGTTGGGCTTGGCAGCGGCGCAGCAGATTGCCGATAACCCAGGCGGCGCGTATAACCCGCTGTTTATTTATGGTGGTGTTGGTCTGGGTAAGACGCACCTTATGCATGCCGTCGGTAATGCATTGGTGGAGCGCAATCCGAATGCCAAAGTTGTGTATTTGCACTCCGAGCGCTTCGTTGCGGATATGGTGAAGGCGTTACAGCTGAATGCGATCAGTGATTTCAAACGCTATTACCGTTCCGTAGATGCGTTGTTGATCGATGATATTCAGTTTTTTGCCGGCAAAGAGCGCTCGCAGGAAGAGTTTTTCCACACCTTCAACGCACTGCTAGAGGGTGGCCAGCAAATCATTCTTACCTGTGATCGCTATCCGAAAGAGATTGATGGCCTCGAAGAGCGCCTCAAGTCGCGATTTGGCTGGGGGCTTACCGTTGCGGTTGAGCCACCGGAGCTGGAAACCCGAGTGGCGATCTTGATGAAGAAAGCCGAGCAGGTCGGCGTGGAATTGCCGCCGGATTCCGCGTTCTTTATCGCACAACGCATCCGTTCCAACGTGCGTGAGCTCGAGGGTGCATTGCGCCGGGTGATTGCAAATGCTCAGTTCACCGGTCGCGCTATCGACGATATTCTTGTGCGCGAAGCGCTTAAGGATCTGCTGGCACTGCAGGACCGGCTGGTGAGTATCGATAACATTCAGCGCGTGGTAGCGGAGTATTACAAGATCAAGGTGGCGGACCTGCTTTCCAAGCGTCGCAGCCGTTCTGTTGCGCGTCCCCGTCAGGTGGCGATGTCACTGGCGAAGGAGTTGACTAACCACAGTCTTCCAGAGATTGGCGATGCTTTTGGTGGCCGCGATCACACGACCGTGTTGCACGCCTGCCGCAAGATTAAAGAGCTGCAGGAATCTGATGGTGACATTCGCGAAGACGTACGTCTGCTGACGCGCTCTTTGACCACCTAACTGTTTGATATTTAATAATTTTTACTACCGCTCGCGATAGCGGTAGGATAAAAACGACCTAACGTAGATCAAGGCAATAATTATGAAATTCAGCGTGAGCCGTGATGCCCTGGTAAAACCACTGCAGCTTGTAGCTGGCGTGGTAGAGAAGCGTCAGACACTGCCGGTACTGGCGAATGTATTGATGCAACTGCAAGGGCAGGAGCTGTCGCTAACCGGTACTGACCTGGAAGTTGAGATCGTCGGTCGCCTGCAACTGGAGCAGCCGGCAGAGATGGAGGGTGAGGTCACCGTCCCGGCGCGCAAGCTGCTGGATATTTGTCGTTCGCTGCCCGATGGCGCGGAGTTGAAGTTTGAGCGCGATGGCGAACGCCTGGTGTTGCGTAGTGGCCGCAGCCGTTATCAGCTGTCTACACTGCCCGCGAGTGATTTCCCCAACCAGGAAGAAACCAGCGCGCAGAGCCGTTTCTCAATTTCTCAGCGCGAGATTCGTCGCCTCATCGATGCGACTGGTTTTGCCATGGCGCAGCAGGACGTTCGCTACTATTTGAACGGTTTGTTGCTGGAGTGTCGCCCACAGCAGCTGCGTGCTGTGGCCACTGACGGCCACCGTCTGGCCCTGTGTGACCGCGATGCACCCGGCCTCAATGTTGATGCGCCTATTCAGGCAATTGTGCCGCGTAAGGGTGTGCTTGAGCTTGGCCGTTTGCTGGAAGATTCCGACACGAGCGCCGAGGTAGTGCTTGGGAATAATCACATCCGCGTGGTTTGCGGCCAGTTTACCTTCACCTCTAAGCTGGTTGACGGCAAATTCCCGGATTACGAGCGCGTTTTGCCACGCGGTACCGGCAATGAAGTCTTTGCCGACCGTCTGGCACTGCGCCAAGCATTCCAGCGTGCAGCGATTCTCTCCAATGAGAAGTATCGCGGTGTGCGCCTGCAGTTGTCCGAGGGTTTATTGCAGATCGTGGCAAACAACCCGGAGCAAGAAGAGGCGGAAGAGCAGTTGATGGTGGATTACCACGGTGATCCTTTGGAGATCGGCTTCAATGTCGGTTACCTGTTGGATGTTACTGGTGCTATCCATAGTGATCAGATTCGCATTGGGCTCGGTGATGCGAATAGCAGTGCATTGTTGCAGCAACCGGAAGAGGGCGACGCGGTGTATGTGATTATGCCGATGCGTCTGTAAGCAACAACGTTGATTCAGTAATTGGTTTATCGAGAGTGCGCTAATTGAGTTGGTTACGCACAATGTCGTTTGAGACCGCCGCCCTCCGGGGCTGGCGGTCTTTTCGTATCTGTAGTTCGCTATTTTGGGTGTAAGTGTGGCGCTATCCCGGGTAGTTCTCACAAATTTTCGCAATATCGCGCACGCTGACGTCGAGTTGGACGGCGTTGTGCACCTGTTTTGCGGCGCTAATGGTAGCGGCAAGACGTCACTGTTGGAGGCCGTACATACGTTGGGTAGCGGCCGCTCATTTCGCTCGCGTCAAAGCCAGTCGCTTATTCGCTATGGTGAGGAATCTTTAGCGGTTTTCGGTCGGCTGCGTAGTGGTGTTGCGCTGGGGGTCGAGAAGCTGCGCGACGGCAAAGGCCGGATACGAATCAACCAATTACCCGCGAGCTCCAGTTCGGAGTTGGCGGCATGCCTGCCACTGCAGGTAATAAACAGTGACAGCTTTTCCGCTTTGGACGGTGGTCCCGGCGTTCGCCGCCAGTTGTTGGATTGGACAGTGTTCCACGTGGAACATTCGTTTTCCGCGCAGTGGAAGGTGTACCAAAGCGCGCTAAAGCAGCGCAATGCACTGCTCCGTCGTGGTAAAATTGACTCCAATTTACTGGCCCCTTGGGAGCAACAGCTCTTGTCGGCTGGTGAGGTGGTTCACCGGGGCCGCTATGAGGTCTTTCAGAGGTTGAAGGTCCTGTTTAGGGCGCGCCTGGATGAGCTTCCCCGTGACGTCTTCGGGGATCTGGATGTGCAGTATCGCAGTGGCTGGAAGCGTGAGTTGAGTCTCGCGGATGCCTTGCAGTCAAGTAGGTCGGGGGATTGTGATCAGGGGTTTACCCGGGTAGGCCCACATCGAGCGGACTTGCGATTCACCATCAACGGGCAGCCGGCGGAAGCGGTGTTGTCCCGTGGCCAACAGAAGATGGCTGTGTGTGCTCTGCGGACTGCAATGGCTGCGACGGTTGGGGCGACTGAACGACCGCTGTTCCTGGTAGATGATTTGCCGGCAGAGTTGGACGAAGCCAATCAGGCTCTGTTTGCCCGCTGGGTACGCGATACTGCCAGCCAAGTATTGGTTACTGGTATTGATCCGAAAACCACACAGCGCGCTTGGAGTGCGCTTGATGGTGCCTGGGGTGACCCACAGATGTTCCACGTGGAACATGGTCGTATCGAATGTATTGGCCAGGGTGTTGACCAGGGCGACTAGGCGTTAAGAGATCGCATATAGGTGTTGTTGCCCCCGTAAGCCAACACCCAGAAAAACGAAAACGCATTTATTTCTAGAAGAGATTAGGCCGCGCGCTACCGCGCCGGCAGAATGGAGCAACAGAATGTCGGAAGAGAATAACTACGATTCCAGTAGCATCAAGGTATTGAAGGGCCTGGATGCGGTGCGCAAGCGCCCGGGAATGTATATCGGCGATACCGACGATGGCACCGGCCTGCACCATATGGTGTTCGAGGTCGTGGATAACTCCATTGATGAGGCGCTGGCAGGGCACTGTGATGAAATTCGCGTGACCATCCACCCGGACGAGTCGGTCAGTGTTTCCGATAATGGCCGCGGTATTCCTACCGAAATACACCCGGAAGAGGGTGTTTCCGCCGCAGAAGTTATTATGACGGTACTGCATGCCGGCGGTAAGTTCGATGACAACACCTATAAGGTCTCT includes these proteins:
- the dnaN gene encoding DNA polymerase III subunit beta translates to MKFSVSRDALVKPLQLVAGVVEKRQTLPVLANVLMQLQGQELSLTGTDLEVEIVGRLQLEQPAEMEGEVTVPARKLLDICRSLPDGAELKFERDGERLVLRSGRSRYQLSTLPASDFPNQEETSAQSRFSISQREIRRLIDATGFAMAQQDVRYYLNGLLLECRPQQLRAVATDGHRLALCDRDAPGLNVDAPIQAIVPRKGVLELGRLLEDSDTSAEVVLGNNHIRVVCGQFTFTSKLVDGKFPDYERVLPRGTGNEVFADRLALRQAFQRAAILSNEKYRGVRLQLSEGLLQIVANNPEQEEAEEQLMVDYHGDPLEIGFNVGYLLDVTGAIHSDQIRIGLGDANSSALLQQPEEGDAVYVIMPMRL
- the recF gene encoding DNA replication/repair protein RecF (All proteins in this family for which functions are known are DNA-binding proteins that assist the filamentation of RecA onto DNA for the initiation of recombination or recombinational repair.); its protein translation is MALSRVVLTNFRNIAHADVELDGVVHLFCGANGSGKTSLLEAVHTLGSGRSFRSRQSQSLIRYGEESLAVFGRLRSGVALGVEKLRDGKGRIRINQLPASSSSELAACLPLQVINSDSFSALDGGPGVRRQLLDWTVFHVEHSFSAQWKVYQSALKQRNALLRRGKIDSNLLAPWEQQLLSAGEVVHRGRYEVFQRLKVLFRARLDELPRDVFGDLDVQYRSGWKRELSLADALQSSRSGDCDQGFTRVGPHRADLRFTINGQPAEAVLSRGQQKMAVCALRTAMAATVGATERPLFLVDDLPAELDEANQALFARWVRDTASQVLVTGIDPKTTQRAWSALDGAWGDPQMFHVEHGRIECIGQGVDQGD